Proteins from one Bactrocera neohumeralis isolate Rockhampton chromosome 3, APGP_CSIRO_Bneo_wtdbg2-racon-allhic-juicebox.fasta_v2, whole genome shotgun sequence genomic window:
- the LOC126754027 gene encoding uncharacterized protein LOC126754027, with product MSKKSSSIRLNKKKTEEKLRKLNDSSDEYLSDSTDHVDFSVLDEIRVKYEELQNDSDSGVHYHIECADYVMEDSNTEISQNKQNKNLELKEWAIRNNVPLNTLTDLLETLHKIGVKGIASSAGTLLCTSRDTEEISDISCSPKCLRPVKEKVTLDRKVDKAKTQYAEDEEYLDFSSIIPLTSAEELLIVETQLQEKAGFDAMRRLLFKTKSFKGSVDGVLRSLFSDRLMVHYNLEGRKGKLALLKLKCIDVIFDLFPEYPKEQLFLAIRQSVASSHNRNKQQKHKLKKKSL from the exons atgAGTAAAAAGTCATCCTCCATTCGTTTGAATAAGAAGAAAACGGAAGAAAAACTTCGGAAACTCAACGATTCTTCTGATGAATATCTGTCAGATAGTACCGATCACGTAGATTTCAGTGTATTGGACGAAATCCGTGTAAAGTATGAGGAACTCCAAAATGACAGTGATTCAGGAGTTCATTATCACATCGAATGCGCAGACTATGTAATGGAAGATAGTAATACGGAAATatcacaaaataaacaaaataaaaacttagaGCTTAAAGAGTGGGCAATTAGAAACAATGTACCCCTTAATACATTGACGGACTTATTGGAGACTTTACACAAAATAGGTGTAAAAGGTATAGCCTCATCAGCGGGAACGCTTCTATGCACAAGTAGAGATACCGAAGAAATAAGTGACATATCTTGTTCACCGAAATGTTTAAGACCTGTAAAAGAGAAGGTTACTTTAGACAGAAAAGTAGATAAAGCCAAAACCCAGTACGCTGAGGATGAAGAGTATTTGGACTTTTCATCCATAATTCCCCTAACATCGGCAGAGGAACTGTTGATCGTAGAAACACAGTTACAAGAGAAGGCCGGTTTTGATGCcatg AGGCGACTACTGTTCAAGACAAAGTCTTTTAAAGGAAGTGTGGACGGTGTCCTTCGTTCGTTGTTTTCAGATCGTTTGATGGTGCACTACAATTTAGAGGGACGAAAGGGGAAATTGGCGCTTTTAAAACTAAAGTGCATTGATGTCATTTTTG atctTTTTCCAGAATACCCAAAGGAACAATTATTTTTAGCAATAAGACAATCTGTAGCATCAAGTCACAATAGaaataagcaacaaaaacataaattaaagaaGAAGTCTCTTTAa